The genome window GGTCTCCTCCCTCCGGGAGATCATCGACCGTGCCAGTCCGAAAAAGGCCTTCTACTGCCTGGAACCCATGCCCTGGATGCTCCCGGACAGCCCGGAAACCTGCCTTCAGCTGATGAAGGATGTGGACCGGAAACAGTTTGCCGTCCACATGGATTTTGTGAATATAATCAACTGCCCGAGACGGTTCCTGGACGCGGAGAGGTTCATAGAGGAGTGTTTCCGCCTGCTGGGACCGTATATCAAAAGCACCCACCTGAAGGATTCCCGGATGGATCTGATGCGGCTGACTACTGTCCTGGAAGAGTGTTCCCCCGGAGAAGGATCCCTGGACTTTGTACAGATCCTGAAAGCCATCGACCGGTATCTTCCCGCGGATGCTCCGGTGCTGCTGGAGCACATGACCACCTTTGAGGAATACCGCCGCGCCTATGACTATGTGGCGGGAAAAGCCGCCGAAGCAGGCGTCGGTATCTGATCCGTACACATATAAAACACCTTCCCGGCACACCGGGAAGGTGTTTTGTATGCTGTTTACAGGTTTTCCCCGTTGGTACGTACCATCTCCGCGAACCAGTCAAAACTGTCCTTCGGGGTGCGTTTTCCGGTAGTATAGTCCACATAGACCAGGCCGAAGCGCTCGGAATAGCCCCTGGCCCACTCAAAGTTGTCCATCAGGCTCCAGCAGAAATAGCCGCGGATATCCACGCCGTCCTCCACTGCCCTCCGGAGTTCCCGGATATACCGGCGGAGATAATCGATCCGGTGCGGATCGTGCACCTTTCCATCCGACATAACCCAGTCATGGGAGGACATGCCGTTCTCCGTCACGATAAAAGGCAGTTTGTACCGCTCTGTCAGGAAACGGGGCGCCCAGTACAACGCCCTGGGTGTCACAGGCCAGCCGCAGGCGGTACGGGGATGTCCCGCCGGATAAGGGGCGTCTTCCCAGCCGTTCTCATTGTCTGCTGCCCGGACTTCCCGACCTTCATAAAGATTCTGGGCATAGTAGTCCAGCTTCTGGCAGATCAGCTTCATGTCCTCCTGCCAGCCTTCAGGCAGGTACTGCCCGAAATACTCCAGCCCGTCCGCCGGATAAGTGCCCAGGACCACCGGGTCGCTGAACCACGCCACGGAAAAAGAAGGGCTGTTTTTCTCCATGGCAAAATACGCCTTGCGTGCCGCTTCCACATCCGCCGGATTATTCTCATCCTTCGGGATCGCCGAAGCTCCGCAGGGAGCATAGCCGATACGGACATCCTTCACCTTTTCCCGAAGCACCTGGCAGGCACGCCCGTGGCTCTTCAGCAGGTTATGACAGGCAATGACCTGGTCCTTCAGTTCCAGTTTCAGCCCCGGCGCAAATCCGCCGGTCATATAGCCCAGGCCGATAATGCACTGGGGTTCATTGATCGTGAAGAAATCCTTCACCCTGTCTCCAAAGCGGTCTGCCAGAACCCCGGTATATTCCGCGAACCATTCCGGAATCTGGTCGTTCACCCAGCCGCCTTTCCGTTCCAGACAGGCAGGCAGATCCCAGTGATAGATCGTCATCCAGGGACGGATACCATGCTCCAGCAGGCAGTCGATCAGTTCATTATAAAATGCAACACCTGCTTCGTTGACTTTTCCCGTTCCCTCCGGAAGGATCCTGGGCCAGGAAACAGAAAAACGGTAATTCCGGATACCGCGGTCCGCCATCAGGGCCACGTCTTCCCGGAACCGGTGATAGTGATCACAGGCGGTCCGGCCGTTGGAATGATCGCTGATCGCGCCGGGCTGTTCACAAAACTCATCCCAGATGCTCGGGGTTTTCCCATCTTCATCCCACGCGCCTTCAATCTGAAAAGAAGCAGTCGCTGTGCCCCAGATAAAATCCTTGGGAAAGCTCATTCGGGCATTCTCCTTTTTTAACCGTATTGTTGTCATTGTAACGTTTGCAGGATGCATATTCAAGTGACATTCTCACATATTTTTGCATTTTTCACGTACGTTTTCATTTTGCGCGAGCGTTTGCGTTGCGTTTCACTTTCATCCTATCATAAAAACACCCGCCGGATTATCCGGCGGGTTCATGGTTTCATTTCCGGGCATGGAGCCTGTTATGCCTTGCGTAAAAATACCCTCGCCTCATAAGGCTGGAGTTTTCCGCCCTGGTGTGTCGGGTAATTGGAGATCAGTTCCTCCCCGAGCTCCTCCTCTGCCAGCGGGCAGGTAATGGTCCGGTCCGTCCAGTTCAGCAGGACCGTCAGCCGGTCTCCGTCCAGCACACGCGCATAAGCATATACCTTCGGATCCTCTTCCAGCAGCGGAACGAATTCTCCGTACACAATGACCGGATAGCTGTGTCGGAGCGCGATCAGTTTCCGGTAATAGTGATAAACGCTGTCCGGATCATTCACTTCCCGTTCCGCGTTGATGATCGGATAGTTCCCCGTTACAGGAAGCCAGGGTGTACCGGTAGTAAAACCTGCATTTTTACCGGCGGTCCACTGCATAGGCGTCCTGGCGTTGTCACGGGCAATCCGCGCAAACCAGCGCATCATATCCTGACCGTCCACCAGGCCGCTTTCCACCCACTGGTGCCACGCGTTATGCACTTCCACATCCTCATACTGATCCAGGCGGGTGAAATAGGCATTGGTCATGCCCAGTTCCTCTCCCTGGTATACATACGGGGTGCCGCGCATCATATGGATCATGGTGGCCAGCATTTTCGCGCTGACCGCTCGGAAAAGCTCACTGTCATTGCCGTAGCGGCTGACCTGGCGTGGCTGGTCATGGTTGCCCAGGTAGACGGTGTTCCACGCCCTTCCCTGCAGTCCCGTCTGCCACCGGTTGAAAGCCGTGCGGACATCCTTCAGCGGCGCACCGTGGTCGCTCCACTTGCCCAGCTCAGTACCGTCGTTCAGGCCATCGTTATGTTCAAAGGAAAAGATCATATCCAGCTCGGAACCGTCCTCATTGGCATAGCGGATCGCGCCTTCCACGGTGCCGCCGGCCTCACCGACAGTCAGCAGGTTATACCGGTCCAGCACCTCCCGGCGCATTTCCCGGAGATAGCGGTGCGTCGTCTCCGTATGCTGGCAGGAGGGCTCAAAACTTCCATACAGTGCGCCGGGAGCTACCGGCCCGTCATCGAAGTTTTCCTTGCCGATCATACTGATCACGTCCATGCGCCATCCGTCCACGCCTTTGTCGCACCACCAGCGCATCATGTCAAATATGCCTGCCCTTACTTTGGGATTGGCCCAGTTCAGGTCCGGCTGTTCCTTTGTGAAAAGGTGCAGGTAGTATTGCCCGCTGGCTTCATCCTTTTCCCAGGCCGATCCGGAGAAACAGGATCCCCAGTTGTTGGGCGGTCCGCCGTTCTTTCCGTCCTGCCAGATATAATAATCCCGGTACGGATTATCCTTTCCTTTCCGGCTTTCAACAAACCAAGCGTGCTCGTCTGACGAGTGGTTTGCCACCAGGTCCATCACCAGTTTCATTCCCCGGGCGTGGATCCCCTCCAGCATCCGGTCGAAATCCTCCATGGTGCCGAATTCCTTCATGATAGACCGGTAGTCGGAGATATCGTACCCGTTATCGTGGTTGGGGGAGGCATATACCGGCGAAACCCAGATCACA of Aristaeella lactis contains these proteins:
- a CDS encoding sugar phosphate isomerase/epimerase family protein, with protein sequence MRLGGTVCCNNPAEWEEKLVQSGFRAITAPFTCETPREEIQRLLRITEKHDVAIAEVGVWKNVFDPAEGRTNLEYAVRQLKLADELSIPCCVNIAGTESTAGWDAADRGNFTQAMYDRLVSSLREIIDRASPKKAFYCLEPMPWMLPDSPETCLQLMKDVDRKQFAVHMDFVNIINCPRRFLDAERFIEECFRLLGPYIKSTHLKDSRMDLMRLTTVLEECSPGEGSLDFVQILKAIDRYLPADAPVLLEHMTTFEEYRRAYDYVAGKAAEAGVGI
- a CDS encoding GH1 family beta-glucosidase; translated protein: MSFPKDFIWGTATASFQIEGAWDEDGKTPSIWDEFCEQPGAISDHSNGRTACDHYHRFREDVALMADRGIRNYRFSVSWPRILPEGTGKVNEAGVAFYNELIDCLLEHGIRPWMTIYHWDLPACLERKGGWVNDQIPEWFAEYTGVLADRFGDRVKDFFTINEPQCIIGLGYMTGGFAPGLKLELKDQVIACHNLLKSHGRACQVLREKVKDVRIGYAPCGASAIPKDENNPADVEAARKAYFAMEKNSPSFSVAWFSDPVVLGTYPADGLEYFGQYLPEGWQEDMKLICQKLDYYAQNLYEGREVRAADNENGWEDAPYPAGHPRTACGWPVTPRALYWAPRFLTERYKLPFIVTENGMSSHDWVMSDGKVHDPHRIDYLRRYIRELRRAVEDGVDIRGYFCWSLMDNFEWARGYSERFGLVYVDYTTGKRTPKDSFDWFAEMVRTNGENL
- a CDS encoding glycoside hydrolase family 13 protein, with translation MNNEKRVWWKEAVVYQIYPRSFADSNGDGIGDLNGITAHLDYLKDLGIDVIWVSPVYASPNHDNGYDISDYRSIMKEFGTMEDFDRMLEGIHARGMKLVMDLVANHSSDEHAWFVESRKGKDNPYRDYYIWQDGKNGGPPNNWGSCFSGSAWEKDEASGQYYLHLFTKEQPDLNWANPKVRAGIFDMMRWWCDKGVDGWRMDVISMIGKENFDDGPVAPGALYGSFEPSCQHTETTHRYLREMRREVLDRYNLLTVGEAGGTVEGAIRYANEDGSELDMIFSFEHNDGLNDGTELGKWSDHGAPLKDVRTAFNRWQTGLQGRAWNTVYLGNHDQPRQVSRYGNDSELFRAVSAKMLATMIHMMRGTPYVYQGEELGMTNAYFTRLDQYEDVEVHNAWHQWVESGLVDGQDMMRWFARIARDNARTPMQWTAGKNAGFTTGTPWLPVTGNYPIINAEREVNDPDSVYHYYRKLIALRHSYPVIVYGEFVPLLEEDPKVYAYARVLDGDRLTVLLNWTDRTITCPLAEEELGEELISNYPTHQGGKLQPYEARVFLRKA